A genomic window from Salvelinus namaycush isolate Seneca chromosome 21, SaNama_1.0, whole genome shotgun sequence includes:
- the LOC120065842 gene encoding gonadotropin-releasing hormone II receptor-like, with amino-acid sequence MSHEIMMFYQMMEQAQNTSCEALTPICNKSANGDSLQLPTFSTAAKVRVIITFTLCAMSAVCNLAVLWAANTNGKRKSHVRILIINLTVADLLVTFIVMPVDAVWNITVQWQAGDVACRLLMFMKLVAMYSCAFVTVVISLDRQSAILNPLAINEAKKRSKIMLSVAWVMSVILSVPQMLIFHSVTITVPEKFTQCTTHGSFVQHWQETLYNMFTFACLFLLPLIIMIFCYTRILVEISSRMTHGNMSSKEIHLRRSHNNIPKARMRTLKMSIVIVTSFIVCWTPYYLLGLWYWFFPDDMDETVSHSLTHMLFIFGLFNACLDPITYGLFTIHFRHGLKRYCRSTATFSRESENNTTLTGSFRRSPFRLTRLTQQGQTSITGQMAEEEQVKKTCRYSNYLTVHSSGEGDPGPAGKHYMRD; translated from the exons ATGTCACATGAGATCATGATGTTTTACCAAATGATGGAACAAGCCCAGAACACCAGCTGTGAAGCACTCACCCCCATCTGCAATAAGAGTGCAAATGGAGACTCACTACAGCTGCCCACCTTCTCCACAGCAGCCAAAGTCAGAGTAATCATTACTTTCACTCTGTGTGCCATGTCAGCTGTCTGTAACCTCGCTGTGCTGTGGGCCGCCAATACCAACGGAAAGCGCAAGTCCCACGTTAGGATATTAATAATTAACTTGACTGTGGCAGACCTGCTGGTGACTTTCATCGTCATGCCTGTTGATGCTGTCTGGAATATCACAGTTCAGTGGCAGGCAGGAGACGTCGCCTGTAGGCTGCTGATGTTCATGAAACTTGTTGCCATGTACTCCTGTGCTTTTGTCACAGTGGTCATTAGCTTGGACCGCCAGTCTGCTATCCTCAACCCACTGGCCATCAATGAGGCCAAGAAGAGAAGCAAGATCATGTTGTCTGTGGCGTGGGTGATGAGTGTGATTCTGTCTGTTCCCCAG ATGCTGATATTCCACAGTGTGACCATCACGGTTCCAGAGAAGTTTACCCAGTGCACTACCCATGGGAGCTTTGTCCAACACTGGCAGGAAACCCTGTACAACATGTTCACCTTTGCTTGTCTTTTCCTGCTGCCGCTGATCATCATGATCTTCTGTTACACACGTATCCTGGTAGAGATATCCAGCCGCATGACCCACGGAAACA TGTCTTCTAAGGAGATACATCTCCGACGCTCTCACAACAACATTCCAAAAGCACGGATGAGGACTTTGAAGATGAGCATTGTTATCGTGACTTCCTTCATCGTCTGCTGGACCCCTTACTACCTGTTGGGACTGTGGTACTGGTTCTTCCCTGACGATATGGATGAGACGGTCTCTCATTCTTTGACTCATATGCTCTTTATTTTTGGCCTCTTCAATGCCTGTTTGGACCCAATAACTTACGGCCTGTTCACCATCCATTTCCGCCATGGCCTGAAGCGCTACTGTAGGAGCACAGCCACGTTCAGCCGTGAGTCAGAGAACAACACTACCCTGACCGGCTCTTTCAGGCGCTCCCCCTTCCGCCTGACACGGCTTACCCAGCAAGGCCAGACGTCCATCACTGGCCAGATGGCAGAGGAGGAACAGGTCAAGAAAACCTGCCGCTATAGCAACTACCTCACAGTtcacagcagtggagaaggtgaccCAGGTCCGGCCGGTAAGCACTATATGAGGGATTAG